Genomic window (Streptomyces sp. NBC_00078):
GCGCCCCAGCCCATGACCGCCTGGTCCTGCGGCATCCCCCCGGCGTCCGAGATCAGCCCGTCGACCCGGTCGGTGGCGGCGGAGCTGCCCTCGTCGGCGCTGTACTGGGTGTGGGTGAAGCCCCAGCCCACCTCGGGTTTGTCCTGGTCGGGAGGGGTCGCCGGAGTGCCGTGCACCGTGTCGCCGTTGCGCGAGGTGCCCGCCGTGCTTCCGCCCCCGGGAAGCGTGTTGATCAGGGTGACGATCAGGGCCAGTGCCGCCACACCCACGCCGAGCAGCGCGGTGAGCTGCCACCGTCGTGCCCCCGAAGTCCACTCATGACGTCCCATCGAGGGCAACACTAACCGTGTGAACGCCAAGTAGGGCAGATGTTGTGAAAGCACAGCTCTGCTGCATTTCCAGGGGACGCGCATTCGATCGCGGCTGCGCCGCGGGCCGGGCCCGCGGCATGACGTCGACGAACTCGGCGCATGGGGTGACACGGAGGACAGGGCGCGGGAAATCCAGTGCGCGGGATGCGTCGGTGCCGGATCATGGACGCCATGTCTGCCAACCCACACGACGCTCTGCCGATCCGGCTCAACGTCGACGACAGTGACTCGCCGTCCGATGTCGTCGACGCGCTGTTCCTCGGCCGCTTCGCGACGGGCGAGCAGCCGTACTCACATGCGGCGAACATCGACCGCGTCCGGTCCGGGGCGACGCTGCTGCCGGCGGGCGCCCACGTGCTGCGCATCGCCCGCGACGACGACCGCAGCGCGACGCTGGCGGAGGGCGACGGCTGGACGCTGCTGGTCTCCCGCTGGAACCGCGGCGCGGACGTCACGGTCACGGCGACCACCGCCGAACTGGCGCAGAAGGTCCTCGACCAGGCGACGGACGGCGCGGCGGACGAGCCCGAGCCCCAGCCGGAGAACGTGACGATGGGTTTCTGGTACGTCTCCCCCAGGCGAGGCCCGCACCGCACGACCCGGCAGATCTCCGCGGGCACCTGGGACGAGGTGCGGGAGAACTACACCGCGCCGGTGGCGGGCGCGATGGACCGCCTGATGAAGACGACGCCGGAGAGCATCGCGGGCCGTCTGCTGCTGCTGCACGGCCCGCCGGGCACCGGCAAGACCTCGGCGCTGCGGACCCTCGCCCGCTCCTGGCGGGACTGGTGCCAGGTGGACTGTGTGCTCGATCCCGAGCGCCTGTTCTCCGACGTCGGCTATCTGATGGACATCGCGATCGGCGAGGAGGACGCGACGGGCAAGGGCCGCTGGCGGCTGCTGCTCCTGGAGGACTGCGACGAGCTGATCCGCGGCGAGGCCAAGCACACCGCGGGCCAGGCACTGTCGCGGCTGCTGAACCTCACCGACGGCCTGCTGGGCCAGGGCCGCAACGTCCTGGTCGGTGTGACGACCAACGAGGACCTGGAGCGCCTGCACCCGGCGGTGGTCCGCCCCGGCCGCTGTCTGGCCCGCATCGAGGTGGGCCCGCTGACCCGCCGGGAGGCCGTGGGCTGGCTCGGCACGGAGGAGGGCGTGGGCCGGGAGGGCGCCACCCTGGCGGAGCTGTACGCGCTGCGCCGGGGCACCTCGCCGACGGCGCTGCCGGAGCCGAGGGACGGGGTCGACGCGGGGCTGTATCTGTAACCCCGTGGTGCTTTGATGGTCGTATGACCCTGTTCGTCGGGACGTCGGGCTGGCAGTACAAGGACTGGCGGGGCGTGCTGTACCCGGCCGGGTGTCCGGCACGGCTGTGGCTGGAGGAGTACGCGGAGCAATTCACCACGGTGGAGCTCAACAACGCGTTCTACCGGCTGCCGACGCGCGAGAACTTCACGGCCTGGCGGGACCGGGTGCCGGAGGGCTTCGTGGTCGCGGTGAAGGCGAGCCGCTATCTGACCCACATCAAGCGCCTCAAGGACCCGGAAGAACCGGTCGACCGCCTGATGAGCCACGCGGCAGGTCTGGGTGACCGGCTGGGTCCGGTGCTCGTGCAGCTGCCGCCGACGCTGAAGGAGGACGCGGAACTGCTGGACGAGTGCCTCGGCTGCTTCCCTTCGGGTACGCGGGTGGCGGTGGAGCCGCGGCACGACTCGTGGTGGACGACCGCGGTTCGAAAGGTGCTGGAGGCGCGGGGCGCGGCCCTGTGCTGGGCCGACGCCCGCTCCCGCCCGGTGACGCCCCTGTGGCGCACCACCGACTGGGGTTACGTCCGCTTCCACGAGGGCCGCGCACGGGCGTGGCCGCACTACGGGCGGCGGGCGCTGGAGACGTGGGCCGGGCGGATCGCGAAGTCGTGGACGGCCGACGACGATGTGTACGCGTACTTCAACAACGACGCGACCGGGGCGGCAGTGGAGGACGCGATGGCGTTCGCGGGGGCGGCTCGCTCGATGGGCCTGGCGGTCACCCGCACACCGCAACGCCTGCCTTCCGGGGCGGCATCGCGCCCCTGAAGGCGCGTGGCCGTATCGCTGTGCGGCCGCGCCGCGCGGGCGCGAGCGGCCCCCACCGGCCCGCGCGTTCGTCACCGCGTTTCCAGCGGAGCGCTCAGCTTTCGTCGTAGGCCGCCCGCAGGGCGTCACCTACCGCGGCAAGCGCCGCGGCTTCGTCCGATCCCAGCCGCCGGGCCCGCTCCACGTAGGCCTGGGCCGCCAAGGCCAGCTCCCGCTCCGCCGCCGAGCCCGCGGCAGCGACGAACGTGCCGTTGCGTCCCCGCGTCTCGATCACCCCGTCGCTCTCCAGCGCCCTATACGCCTTGGCCACCGTGTTGGCCGCGAGTCCGAGCGACTCGGCGAGGCCCCGCACGGTCGGCAGCCGGTACCCGACCGGCAGCACCCCGGACCGTGCCTGCTCGGAGATCTGCGCCCGCACCTGCTCGTAGGGGGCGGCACTGTCGTCGATGTGGATCTTCAAGGTCACGGCTCGATTGTCCCGCACCCGCCGGAAAATAATGAGGGGCGCTCGCGCTCGTCCCCACGTAGCGTGCGCCTTCATGACTGTGATCGTGCGTGCCCTGCGCCCCGACGACCGGGCCGACGTCGAGGCCTTCGCCCGGGTCCGGCACCTGGCCCTCCCCTACATCCTGTGGACCCCGGACGCCATCGTCCACCGCCTCGCCCACACCCACCCCGACGCGCGTTTCGTCTCGCTCGTCGCCGAGGAGGACGGCGAGGTCATCGGCACGGCGCAGGTGCAGTTGGCGCACGACAGCCCGGAACCGGGCCTGGGGATGCTCAACATCTACGTGCACCCGGGAAGGACCCGCCGCGGCGCGGGTGACCTCCTGGTCCGTACGGCCGAGGAGTACCTGGGCCAGCACGGCGCGACGAAGCTGTACGCCTGGGTGCTGGACGAGCCCGCCAACCGGGCCTTCGCCGAGCGGCACGGCTACGGCGCCAGCCGCTCGGCCTATTTCCTCCGCCTGGACCTGACCGGCGGCACGCTGCCGCCGCTCCAAACCCCTCCGCCCGGCGTCGAGTTGCGCAGCGCGGCCGACTTCGCGGAGGATCCGCGCCCGCTGTTCGAACTGGACGCGGAGACGGCCCGGGACGAACCGAGCGACGTGGACACCGAGTTCACCGACTACGAGAACTGGGTCGAGGAGAGCTGGAAGCACCCGCTGCTCAACCGGGAGCTGACCAAGGTCGCGCTGGTCGAGGGCCGCCCCGCCGCGTTCAGCCTGGCCTGGACGGACGTCGCCACCGGCCGCTACGCCACCGCCATGACCGGCACCGCCCGCGCCTTCCGCGGCCGCGGCCTGGCCAAGCTCGCCAAGAACGCCTCCCTGCACGACGCCCGGGCCGCCGGCTTCACCGAGGCGCTCACCGGCAACGACGACGGCAACGGCCCGATGCTCGCGATCAACAAGTGGTTCGGGTACGAGATCTGTGCGACGGAGGTGCGCCATGTCCGCGACCTCGGCTGATCCGACCGGCCAGTTGGACGTCGTCCTCGTCAAGGCGGGTCGTACGAAGATCCGTTACGCGGCCGGCCTGATCGGCGACGACGGTACGCGCATCGCGGTCCGCGCCCCCTGGGCGGGCGAGGGCGTCCGCGACTTCGGCTTCGTCCGCTTCGAGAAGGGCGACGTCTTCACCGAGTACTACTGGCGGGACCGCTGGTACGCGGTGAAGGAGGTCCGTGACTCCGCGGGTGTGGTGAAGGGCTGGTACTGCGACGTCACCCGCCCCGCCGTCCTCTCCGGCACCGAGCTGATCGTCGAGGACCTCGACCTGGACCTGTGGCGCTCCGCCGACGGCGAGAACGTACTGCGCCTGGACGAGGAGGAGTTCGCCGAGAGCGGTCTGGCGCAGCGGGATCCGCAGGCCGCGGCCGCCGCCGTGGCCGCCCTGGAAGAGCTGGAGAGGCTGGCCCTCCATGGCGGCTTCGACACCCTCCTGACCTGAGAAACTCCCAGGAGGGCCGCCCGGCAACAGTGCGCGCGTCCGGGGCTCACACCAGTGCCACCACCGCGTACCGCTCGTCCGCCACCTCCTTCCCCCACAGCACCGCGTCCTGCGACAGTCGCTCGACGCGCACGTCCGCGGTGAGGGGGGCGAGCAGGTCGGTGAGCAGGCCGGCGGATATGCCGACCGGGCTGACGGTGCCCCACACGCCCTCGACCAGCACGAGCCGGCCGCCCGGGCGCACCAGTTCCCGCCAGTGCCGCAGGGCCCGGCCGGGGTCGGGAAGCGCCCACAGCACGTGCCGTACCAGGACGACGTCGAAGCGCTGCTCCCCCACCGGCGGTGCCGTCGCGTCACCGACGAGGAACACCGCGTCACGCCCGGCCAGTTTCGCTCGCGCGCGGTCGACCATCGCCGGCGACCGGTCGACGCCGGTGACGTGGTGTCCCTGCTCGGCCGCGAGGAGCGACAGGCTGCCGGTACCGCAGCCGAGGTCGAGGACGTCGCTCGCCCGCGCGGGCAGCCAGGAGCCGAGCCGGCCGGCCCAGGCCCGGCGCACTTTCGGGTCGCGCAGCCCGTGATCCGGTTCGTCGTCGAAGGAGGCGGCCTGCGCGTCCCAGTCGGGCCGATCGGCATCCGCCCCGGTCAGGCGCTCGATGTCATCCGTCATGCGCCCCAGAGTGACACGCGCCACTGACAGTCGAATCGTGACAGCCGCCACTGACAGACCCGGACCGATGAGTCACTCTCCCGGAAAGGGTCTGCCTCCGTGTGAAGACGGGAACTCGGTAGACACTGAAGGAGGCAGCTATGCGCCGGACCACTGTGCAGAAGCCCCTGAGCAGGACGGACTCCCGCAAGGTCCGCGAGGAGGCCGACGAGCGTCCCGGCGGACGCCCGGAGGTCCGCAAGGACATCGCACGAACGTGGTGGCCGGACGGCTGACGGCAGTCAGTCCAGCCGCTTGCGGTAGTGGATGCGGTCGTACGGACCGGTGACCCGGCGCTCCACGACCTCGTAACCGAACTTCGGATAGGTCTTCTGGTTCTCCCACATCATGGCGTTGGTGTAGAGCCTGACCTCGGGCAGCCCGAGCGCACGCGCGCGTGCGTCCACGAACCCCAGCAGCCGCCGCCCCACGCCGCCGCCGGACGCGTCGGGGTGGACGGCGATGCTGTCGAGGAACAGATGGTCGCCGTGCTCCTCCAGCACGACCAGGCCGATGACGGGGTCTCCCGTCACGAACACCTTCCCCGCGGCCACGTTCGCCGCGTGGTCCGCCTCCATGGGCACCGGCACCACTCCGATGCGCTCGATGTAGCGGTGGTAGGCGGCATCGGTCACGGCTTTCACGGCCGGTACGTCGGCGGCGACGGCAGCCCGGATGTCGTGCTCTTCCATGCCGCGCACGGTACCTACCTGATCCCAGTCTGAGCACTCCCTTAACGCCGCCATAAGGATCTCCATCACCCGCCCCCAGCAGGCGATTCCACGGTTTCTTGGGGCTAGCTTCTGATCGCGCCCCACGGGATTCGCCCCCACGGGACCCGCCCCACGCGTCAGGACCGTCCCGAGGAGATTCCGCATGCCCGTACGCCGCCGCACGGTCGCCGCCGTGGCCGCCCTCGGTGTCGTCCCGCTCGCCCTGACCCGCCTCGGCTCCGCCCCGGCGTCCGCGCACGGCAGGACGGGTGATCCGGTCAGCCGGGTCTCGCAGTCCGCCTCCGCCCCCTCCGACGAGCAGATCGCGGAGGGTGCCGGCAAGCCGGCGGTCGAGCACCACGGTCACGGTGACGCCGGCGCGAGCACGTCGACGGCTGCGACGACCGTCGCCGCGGCCGACGAGCCCCGGGCGGCCGGCTCTTCGGAGGCCCTCGCCGAGACGGGCGGCGACGACAGCGCCTCGTACATCGCCGTCGGCGGTGCGACCGGCAACAGCGGACGACGGCAGGGCCGCTGACCGGGGCGAAAAGCGCGGGGCCTGTCCGGCGGCTCAGGTCGGACAGGCCCCGGGAAGTGCGTCAGCTCAGCGCCGACGCACAGGTGGTGGCGGTGGCATGCGCCGGATCCAGGGAGTTGGCCACTTCGTGGAAGGCGATCCGGTCGGTCAGCCCGATCAGGGCGTGCTCGGAGAAGTCGACCGCGCACAGGTTCTGCAGCAGGACGTTGCGCACGTCGGAGCCGCTCAGGAACTGGCTGCCGTAGGGCGTGACGACCTCGTCGTACTTGGTGGCGATGACCGTGTAGTGGACGCCGGGAACGGTGTCGCCGCCCGCGTTGAGCTTGGTGAGGAACGCGGACCCCGCGATCTGGTCGGCCAGCCCCGGCGTCGATGCGGAGATCCAGTCCGCGGCGCCGGGGAAGTACGGCAGCAGGTTGGTCAGCCCGTCCAGGTCGGTGCCGTGATTGTCGGGCGCGATGCCGACGAGGGCGTTCACCTTGGCGGCTCCGCCGAGGAACCTGAGGTAGTAGCGGGGCATCATGCCGCCCTGCGAGTGACCGACCAGGTCGGCCTTGGCGGCGCCGGTCGCGGCGAGCACCTTGTCGACGTACGCGGCGAGCTGCTCTGCCGACTTGTCAATGGGGCCGAGGCCGTAGAAGACGGGGACGCCCTGCAGTTGGCCGTAGTCGAGGGAGAAGACGCAGTAGCCGCGGTCCTCCAGGTAGGGCGCGAGGCCGAGCCAGTTGTCCACGGAGTTGGCGAGGGTGCCGTGGACCAGGACGACGGGGCGTGGATGGGCGGCGGAGGGTTTGCAGGAGTAGTCGTTCCAGCCGTGTGACGAGGTCGCGGCCGCGTGGGCGGTGGTGGCGGGGACGGTGGCGATCGCTGCGGTCATCAGCAGCGCGGCCAGGGGTCTGAGCACACGTTTCCATGGCAGCATCGTGTGATCTCCTTGCGGCTCAAGGGAGTTGCGATGGCCTTACGCCCTGTGATCCGGATCACGAAGGATGCTGTTCACTCGTCAAGTTACGGACGAGTAGTGCAAGTGTGAAGTTACGCGTCAGTAAAAACTTCCAGTGGTAACTGACTTCGCAGTAGACGCTGACGAAGCGTCACCAGACGGGCCTGATGGGGCCATAGGGCGCGATGCGCGCCAACTGATCGCGCAGCACCCGCACTTCACCCTCCCCGAGCACGTCGGCCCACCCCCGCACGACCGCGGCGGCCGCCTCCTCCGCGGCCCGGGTGCACGCCCACCCCTGTTCGGTCAGCACGACCAGCTTGGCCCGCCCGTCCACGGGATGCGCCCGGCGCTCGGCATACCCCTTCCGCACGATCTCGTCGACGAGCTGACTGGCGGCCTGCTTGGTCACGCCGAGGTGAGCGGCCAGCTCGGTGACGGTCGCACCGTCCGGGGCGAGCCGTGTGAAAGCGAAGCCGTGAGCGGGCCTGATCCCCTCGAATCCACGAGCGACGACACCCTCACCGAGAGGAGATCTTCCACCTCCTCGTCGGCGAGCTGTTCATCACCCTCGACGGCCGCACCGACCGCATCACCGCGGGCGACACGGTCATCGTCAACCGGGGCGCGACCCTCGGCGTCGAGAACCGCACCGATCAAACGGCGATCTCCTGGGTCACCACCTCCATCGGCCTGGAGGCCGAACTGGCCGACGGCACCCGGATCACTCCGCCCTGGGCCAACTGAGCCCTACGCCGCCAACGTCCCCGGCATCACCGCCCCCGGCCCGAACTTCGCCCGCACCCGGTCCGCGGCCGCCTCCACGCGGCGGAGTTTCTCGTCGGCGGGGTCGAAGGTGAGCTGGTGCGAGGCCTGTTCGGCGGGCGTGAGGGATTCGGCGCGGAGGGTGAGGCTGCGGACGCGGGCGCGCTGGAGGCCGAGGGCCTCGTACATGTCGTAGGCCGCCCTGGCCAGTGCGGCCGAGTGGGCGGTCGGTTCCTTGAGGGTGCGGGTGCGGGTCGTCGAGGAGCGGTCGGCGTAGCGGACCGTGAGGGTGAGGGTGCGGCAGACCTTGTCCAGGGCGCGGAGGCGGGTGCCCAGTTCCTCGGCTGCGGAGAGCAGCGCGTGACGGTGCCGGTCCGGGGACAACTCGTCGCGGGTGAAGGGGCGTTCGGCGGCGAGGGAACGGGCGACGCCGTTCGGGACGACCCGGCCGCGGTCGACGCCGTTCGCCTTCTCGTGCAGTTCGCGGGCCGCTCTCGCACCGATCAGCCGCTGCAGCGTGGAAAGCGGTGCGGCGGCGACCTGGCCCAGGGTGTCGAGACCGTACTCGCACAGGGTGCGTGCGGTGGCCGTGCCGACGCCGGGGAGCGCGGTGACCGGACGGTCCGCGAGGAACGCCGAGATGCCGTCCGGATCGCCGGGGACCTCGCACGTCTGCCCGGGGCGGGCGTCGCGCAGGGCCACACGGGCCAGCATCGGGCCCGGCCCGGCGCCGATCACGCAGTCGACACCGTGCAGGGCGAGGGCGCGGACGCGGATCACCGCCGCCAGTTCGAGCGCGCGGCGCCCGAAGTACCGTTCGGCGCCCCGCAGATCGGCCAGCGCACCGTCCGGCGGCAAGGCCTCCACCACGGGAGTGAACTCCTCGAGCAACCCGAGCAGCTCCGGCAGAGCGGCCTCGCGCGTCGGAGGCAGCTGGAAACGTACGCACACGATGGTCATCCCGCACTCCCCGGGCTCTGGTGCCACAACTTCCGTATCTGTGATGGCTCTTGACCGGCCGGCCGCAGATCGGCCCACGGGTTCATCTCGTATCCGGTGGGCATGTGGATCCGCCGGCCCCGTGCCGGATCTCCGCCCGTCCCTTCCGGCACGGGTTCCGCCAGCCGTGCCGCCACCTCGTCGAGGCCGCCCTCGGCACGCCGCTCGACCAGTTCGGCGAGGTTCCAGGCGGCGGCGCCCACCACACTGAGGCTGCGCGGGCCGCGCCGCTGCACCACCCCTCGCACCAGCAGCAGCCAGGAGTGGAAGACGGTGTGGGCGCAGGCGTCGTGGGAGTCGTCGAAGAAGGCGAGGTCGACCAGGCCCGTACCGTCGTCCAGAGTGCTGAAGATGACCCGCTTGCCGGAGCGGATCGGCGGCGTCTGGGTGGCCGCCTTGGCACCCGCCACGAGGACCGTCTCTCCGTGCCGGGCCTCGCGCAGCCGCCGCGCCGACACCACTCCCAGCTCGTCGAGGAAGGCCCGGTGATCGTCCATCAGGTTGCGCGAGGCGTCCATCGACAGCACCCCTAGTTCGGCGCTGAGCTTCTCGGCGTCGGACAGATCCGGCAGTCCCGCAGGCGCCGTCTTCCGCCCACCCCCCAGCGGGAGTTGGCCGCCACCCGCACCTCGTGCACCCCGCCGCAGCTCGGTCAAGTGCAGTTGCAGATCACGGCGGTTGGCGCCGAAGGCATCCAACGCGCCGACCTGGGCCAGCCGTCCGGCCAACGGGCGGCTCGGCCGTGCCCGCTCCCAGAAGTCGAGCAGCGAGGCGTACGGCTGACCGTCCGCGATCCGCGCCGCCTCGGTCTCACTGATGCCGTGCACGTCGGAGAGCGCCAACCGCAGCCCCCAGACCCCAGATTCAGACACCAGTTCGATACGATGGGCGACCGCCGACCGGTTCACGTCCAACGGCAGGACCGGCACCCCACGCCGCCGCGCATCCGCCAGCAGCAGCCGCTTCGGATACATCCCGGGGTCGTGCGTGAGCAGTCCGGCATAGAAGGCGGCCGGATGATGAGCCTTCAGCCACGCCGACTGGTACGTCGGCACGGCGAAGGCGACCGCATGCGCCTTGCAGAAGCCGTAGCTGCCGAACGCCTCGATGATCTCCCAGGTCCGCTGAATCGTCTCCACGTCATAGCCGTTGGCGGCCGCGTGCTGCGCGAACCACACCTTGATCCGCCCCTGCGACTCCGGGTCGGACAGCCCGCGCCGCACCCGGTCCGCCTCCCCCCGCCCGCAGCCGGCCATGATGGCGACGATGTCGATGATCTGCTCGTGGAAGACGACGACCCCGTACGTCCCCTTCAGCGGCTCCTCCAGATCCGGATGCGGATACCGCACCGGCGCCCGCCCGTGCCGCGCCTCGATGAACGGCCGCACCATGTCGGCGGCGACCGGCCCGGGCCGGAACAGCGAAATGTCGACGACGAGGTCATGAAAGGTGGCCGGCTGCAGGCGCCCCACCAGATCCCGCTGCCCCGGCGACTCGATCTGGAAGCATCCCAACGTCTCGGCGGAACGGATGAGCCGATACGTCGCCGGATCGCCACCCCGCAACGCATCCAGGTCGATCCGCTCCCCCGTCGCCCGCTCCACCTCGGCGACCGCGTGCGCCATCGCCGACTGCATCCGCACCCCCAGCACGTCCAGCTTGAGCAGCCCGAGGTCCTCCACGTCGTCCTTGTCGAACTGCGACATGGGCAGGCCCTCGCCGCTGGTCGGCACGACCGGCGTACGAGAGAGAAGGGAGGCGTCGGAGAGCAGTACCCCGCACGGATGCATGGCGACTCCGCGAGGCAGGGCGTCAAGAGCCTCGACCAGCTCCCACAACCGCCCGTACCGCTCCTTATCCCCCGCCAGCGCCTTGAGTTCGGGCAGTTCCTCCAGCGCCGCCCGGGCATCACGCGCCCTGATGTGCGGAAAGGACTTGGCGACACGATCTATCTCGGCCGGGTCCATGGACAGGGCCGCCCCCACGTCACGAATCGCATGCCGGACCCGATACGTCTCCGGCATGGCGACGGTCGCGACCCGCTCCTCGCCGAACCGGCCGATGATCGCGCGATAGACCTCCAGCCGCCGCGCGGACTCCACGTCGATGTCGATATCGGGCAGCACCACCCGCTCCTTCGACAAAAAGCGCTCCACCAGCAGCCCGTGCTCAACCGGATCGGCGTTCGCGATACCCAGAAGGTGGTTCACCAGCGACCCCGCGCCGGAGCCGCGCGCGGCAACCCGAATGCCCATCCCCCTTACGTCGTCCACCACCTGAGCAACCGTCAGGAAGTAGGAGGCGAAGCCGTGGTGGGCGATGATGTCCAACTCCCGGTGCATCCGCTCCCAGTAGGCGCGCTTCCCGGAGTGGCCGTGCGCCACCATCCCGGCCGCCGCCCGCGAGGCCAGCGCCCGCTGGGCGGTGCGGCGGCCGGCGCCGACGAGGTGCGGCTCGGGGAAGTGGACGGCGCCCATGCCGAGGTCGTCCTCGGGGTCGACCAGGCACTCGGCAGCCGTCGCCTGCGTCTGCTCCAGCAGGCGGTGGGCGGTGTCGCGCCGGTAGCCCGCGGCCTCGACGATCCGCTCGGCGGCATCCAGCATGGCGCCCGCGTCCTTGAGCCAGGCCTCCCCTGAGTCCAGTTCCTTCCCCGGGTCGACGGGGACCAGACGGCGGGCGGCGTCCAGGACGTCGGCGACCGGGCCGAGGCCGGGGTCGGCGTAGCGCACGGCATTGCTGAGCACCGGCCGGATCCCCTGCTCGGCGGCGAAGCCCACGGTGCGGGCGGCCAGGCGCAGCGAACCGGGGCCGGTGCCCTTGCGCCCGTGCCAGACGGCCTCCAGGCGCAGGGCGTCGCCGTAGATCTCACGCCAGGGCGCGAGGAGTCTCCCGGCTCGGTCCGGACGCCCCGCGGCCAGTGCGCGGCCGACGTCGGAGTCGGATCCAAGCACAACGGTCAGGCCGTCGGCGTGGTTGCCGCTCCAGGGCAGCCGGGGCGCACCCTCGGCGCCGTGGGCGGCCGTGACGAGCCGGCACAGGTCGGCCCAGCCGCGGGCGCCGTCCCGGGCGAGGAGGGTGACACGGGGTGTCGACTCGTCGATGAAGGCACCGCCACGCACAGGGGTACGGCGCCTTTCCCGTCGTACGGACTCGCCGTCCCGTACCCGTGCGGGCTGCTCCACCGCCAGGTTCGCGCCGAACAGCGGGCGGACGCCCGCCGTCGCGCAGGCCTTGGCGAAGCGGACCGTACCGGCGAGGGTGTCGCGGTCGGTGAGGGCCAGGGCATCCATGCCCCGCTCACAGGCACGCTCCGCCAGCCGCTCCGGATGCGAGGCCCCGTACCTCAGGGAGAACCCGGAGACGGTGTGCAGATGTGTGAAGCCGGACATCCGCACCTCCACTATCGAACATCAGTTCCCGAGCACCTCACCCCCACCATAGACCAAAAATCGAATGCATGTACGACAGTCGTTCGGCCCTCTCCCACCTGCGAAAACGTCCACCGCCGCGGACTGTGGGGACATGACACAGAGGAGCCGCCTTCTCGCCGAGGTGAAGGACGCGGTCACCCCGCGCACCACACTGCTGGTCATCGGCGTGATCGCGCTCCAGCTGCTGTTCATCGCCTCCTATGTAGGCGCGCTGCACGACCCGAAGCCCAAGGACGTGCCCTTCG
Coding sequences:
- a CDS encoding alpha/beta fold hydrolase, producing MLPWKRVLRPLAALLMTAAIATVPATTAHAAATSSHGWNDYSCKPSAAHPRPVVLVHGTLANSVDNWLGLAPYLEDRGYCVFSLDYGQLQGVPVFYGLGPIDKSAEQLAAYVDKVLAATGAAKADLVGHSQGGMMPRYYLRFLGGAAKVNALVGIAPDNHGTDLDGLTNLLPYFPGAADWISASTPGLADQIAGSAFLTKLNAGGDTVPGVHYTVIATKYDEVVTPYGSQFLSGSDVRNVLLQNLCAVDFSEHALIGLTDRIAFHEVANSLDPAHATATTCASALS
- a CDS encoding GntR family transcriptional regulator, which codes for MTLKIHIDDSAAPYEQVRAQISEQARSGVLPVGYRLPTVRGLAESLGLAANTVAKAYRALESDGVIETRGRNGTFVAAAGSAAERELALAAQAYVERARRLGSDEAAALAAVGDALRAAYDES
- a CDS encoding class I SAM-dependent methyltransferase, which codes for MTDDIERLTGADADRPDWDAQAASFDDEPDHGLRDPKVRRAWAGRLGSWLPARASDVLDLGCGTGSLSLLAAEQGHHVTGVDRSPAMVDRARAKLAGRDAVFLVGDATAPPVGEQRFDVVLVRHVLWALPDPGRALRHWRELVRPGGRLVLVEGVWGTVSPVGISAGLLTDLLAPLTADVRVERLSQDAVLWGKEVADERYAVVALV
- a CDS encoding GNAT family N-acetyltransferase; the encoded protein is MEEHDIRAAVAADVPAVKAVTDAAYHRYIERIGVVPVPMEADHAANVAAGKVFVTGDPVIGLVVLEEHGDHLFLDSIAVHPDASGGGVGRRLLGFVDARARALGLPEVRLYTNAMMWENQKTYPKFGYEVVERRVTGPYDRIHYRKRLD
- a CDS encoding GNAT family N-acetyltransferase, with translation MTVIVRALRPDDRADVEAFARVRHLALPYILWTPDAIVHRLAHTHPDARFVSLVAEEDGEVIGTAQVQLAHDSPEPGLGMLNIYVHPGRTRRGAGDLLVRTAEEYLGQHGATKLYAWVLDEPANRAFAERHGYGASRSAYFLRLDLTGGTLPPLQTPPPGVELRSAADFAEDPRPLFELDAETARDEPSDVDTEFTDYENWVEESWKHPLLNRELTKVALVEGRPAAFSLAWTDVATGRYATAMTGTARAFRGRGLAKLAKNASLHDARAAGFTEALTGNDDGNGPMLAINKWFGYEICATEVRHVRDLG
- a CDS encoding DUF402 domain-containing protein — translated: MSATSADPTGQLDVVLVKAGRTKIRYAAGLIGDDGTRIAVRAPWAGEGVRDFGFVRFEKGDVFTEYYWRDRWYAVKEVRDSAGVVKGWYCDVTRPAVLSGTELIVEDLDLDLWRSADGENVLRLDEEEFAESGLAQRDPQAAAAAVAALEELERLALHGGFDTLLT
- a CDS encoding DUF72 domain-containing protein; translation: MTLFVGTSGWQYKDWRGVLYPAGCPARLWLEEYAEQFTTVELNNAFYRLPTRENFTAWRDRVPEGFVVAVKASRYLTHIKRLKDPEEPVDRLMSHAAGLGDRLGPVLVQLPPTLKEDAELLDECLGCFPSGTRVAVEPRHDSWWTTAVRKVLEARGAALCWADARSRPVTPLWRTTDWGYVRFHEGRARAWPHYGRRALETWAGRIAKSWTADDDVYAYFNNDATGAAVEDAMAFAGAARSMGLAVTRTPQRLPSGAASRP
- a CDS encoding DUF5925 domain-containing protein; translated protein: MSANPHDALPIRLNVDDSDSPSDVVDALFLGRFATGEQPYSHAANIDRVRSGATLLPAGAHVLRIARDDDRSATLAEGDGWTLLVSRWNRGADVTVTATTAELAQKVLDQATDGAADEPEPQPENVTMGFWYVSPRRGPHRTTRQISAGTWDEVRENYTAPVAGAMDRLMKTTPESIAGRLLLLHGPPGTGKTSALRTLARSWRDWCQVDCVLDPERLFSDVGYLMDIAIGEEDATGKGRWRLLLLEDCDELIRGEAKHTAGQALSRLLNLTDGLLGQGRNVLVGVTTNEDLERLHPAVVRPGRCLARIEVGPLTRREAVGWLGTEEGVGREGATLAELYALRRGTSPTALPEPRDGVDAGLYL